The following are from one region of the Acidimicrobiales bacterium genome:
- a CDS encoding helix-turn-helix domain-containing protein translates to MRRLTTRRPLVAMVTGPGVSVFELAAAWEVFGTDFSYLGVPWYRSVLCSAAEPPFATQMPGLTITDVEPLTALRRAGTVVVPPMTQKDPELFAALRQAHRRGARILSLCTGAFVLAEAGLLDGRTATTHWSQTSNLAKRYPSINVDPCVLYVDGQDILTSAGSAACIDLCLHIVQRDFGAHVANEVARELVMPPHRSGGQAQFISSPIPTASGVDLFAGTLEWAASHLDDDLSVEQLAHRAAMSSRTFARRFRESIGMTPHQWVLRQRVLLAQRLLETTDLAVDQVADASGLGSATNMRTQFRGVLGTSPTSYRRTFQTHAG, encoded by the coding sequence GTGCGCCGGCTGACAACCCGGCGCCCGCTCGTCGCGATGGTGACGGGGCCGGGTGTGAGCGTCTTCGAGCTCGCGGCCGCCTGGGAGGTGTTCGGCACCGACTTCTCCTACCTCGGCGTCCCGTGGTACCGCTCCGTCCTCTGCAGCGCCGCCGAGCCGCCGTTCGCAACGCAGATGCCCGGCCTGACGATCACCGACGTGGAGCCTCTGACCGCGCTCCGCCGGGCGGGAACGGTCGTGGTGCCACCGATGACCCAGAAGGACCCCGAGCTGTTCGCAGCGCTCCGCCAGGCCCACCGCCGGGGCGCTCGCATCCTGTCGCTGTGCACGGGGGCCTTCGTGCTCGCCGAGGCCGGTCTGCTCGACGGGCGCACCGCGACCACCCACTGGAGCCAGACGAGCAACCTCGCCAAGCGTTACCCGTCGATCAACGTCGACCCCTGCGTGCTTTACGTGGACGGGCAGGACATCCTCACATCCGCGGGCAGCGCCGCGTGCATCGACCTCTGCCTGCACATCGTCCAACGTGATTTCGGCGCGCACGTAGCCAACGAGGTTGCGCGCGAGCTCGTCATGCCACCGCACCGCTCAGGAGGTCAGGCGCAGTTCATCTCGTCGCCCATCCCGACCGCCTCCGGCGTTGACCTCTTCGCCGGGACCCTCGAATGGGCGGCGTCGCACCTGGACGATGACCTGAGCGTCGAGCAACTCGCTCACCGAGCCGCGATGAGCTCGCGGACCTTCGCACGCCGTTTCCGGGAGTCGATCGGCATGACGCCGCACCAGTGGGTCCTGCGTCAAAGAGTCCTTCTTGCGCAACGTCTTCTCGAGACGACAGATCTGGCGGTCGACCAGGTTGCCGACGCGAGCGGTCTCGGCAGCGCGACGAACATGCGCACCCAGTTCCGTGGCGTCCTCGGGACCTCGCCGACCTCGTACCGCCGGACGTTCCAGACCCACGCGGGGTAG
- a CDS encoding SCP2 sterol-binding domain-containing protein, translating to MGHPFLSEDWFTAVKALDAPEPPAAMQGLLVNMEVTDGPDGDVRIHLDSGRFELGHVEGAPTTVAVPYAVAKQMFVDQDQQAAMQAFMSGKIRVTGDMTKLMTLQMVQPTPEQVAFQAKIIDLTA from the coding sequence ATGGGCCACCCGTTTCTGTCGGAGGACTGGTTCACCGCGGTGAAGGCACTCGACGCGCCGGAGCCGCCCGCGGCGATGCAGGGCCTGCTCGTGAACATGGAGGTGACCGACGGGCCCGACGGGGACGTGCGGATCCATCTCGACTCGGGGCGCTTCGAGCTGGGCCACGTCGAAGGGGCGCCGACCACCGTCGCGGTTCCATACGCGGTGGCCAAGCAGATGTTCGTGGACCAGGACCAGCAGGCGGCGATGCAGGCATTCATGTCCGGCAAGATCAGGGTCACGGGCGACATGACCAAGCTGATGACGCTGCAGATGGTTCAGCCCACGCCCGAGCAGGTGGCGTTCCAGGCCAAGATCATCGACCTGACGGCGTAA
- a CDS encoding amidohydrolase family protein — protein sequence MHDLVIRGGKIVDGTGGPSFTGDIAVDGGRITAVGEVTGAGRREIDADGLIVTPGWVDVHTHYDGQVTWDPEVSPSGWHGVTTVVVGNCGVGFAPARPGERDWLIQLMEGVEDIPGTALAEGMTWRWETFGEYLDEVERMPRILDVAAMVPHGALRAYVLGGDRNNDAASDEDIALMAKLAAEAVDAGAVGVSTTRTLAHMAKDGSPAAGTFAPPEELIAIGLALKGAGRRVFSVVSENLFDSRAEPEFQWMAELSRRARIPVTYMVLDIPFQPGGWRRALDRGLELNRDGAWLVPQVAGKPASLMVGWESTYHLFTGHEHYQPLADLPHDEKIARLRDPEVRRAILSEPLSFTNPFVAIVHAQLANRNLYPLGDPPDYEPRREDSVAAIAERLGVPPVEAAYDLMLERDGHELLYTPLLGYTDGNLDAIREGLVHPSTVLGLSDGGAHVGFICDGTMPTFMLTHWVRDRSQGERIPLEHAVHAQTERTARLFGFDDRGVLKPGYVADVNVIDLDNLALGPVRFAYDLPAGGKRLMQKATGYVATVKSGAVVRERDESTGERPGVLLRGPQPAPAA from the coding sequence ATGCACGACCTCGTGATCCGCGGCGGCAAGATCGTGGACGGCACCGGCGGCCCGTCTTTTACCGGAGACATCGCCGTAGACGGCGGCCGCATCACCGCCGTCGGTGAGGTCACCGGCGCCGGCAGGCGGGAGATCGACGCCGACGGCCTGATCGTCACCCCCGGCTGGGTCGACGTCCACACCCACTACGACGGGCAGGTGACGTGGGACCCGGAGGTGTCGCCTTCGGGCTGGCACGGTGTGACCACCGTCGTGGTCGGCAACTGCGGGGTCGGCTTCGCGCCGGCGCGCCCCGGCGAACGGGACTGGCTCATCCAGCTGATGGAGGGTGTCGAGGACATCCCCGGCACCGCCCTCGCCGAGGGCATGACGTGGCGGTGGGAGACGTTCGGCGAGTACCTCGACGAGGTCGAGCGCATGCCGAGGATCCTCGACGTGGCGGCGATGGTGCCCCACGGCGCCCTTCGGGCGTACGTGCTCGGCGGCGACCGCAACAACGACGCAGCCTCCGACGAAGACATCGCTCTCATGGCCAAGCTCGCTGCGGAAGCGGTGGACGCCGGCGCGGTCGGCGTGTCGACGACCCGGACGCTCGCCCACATGGCCAAGGACGGCTCGCCGGCCGCCGGCACGTTCGCGCCACCGGAGGAGTTGATCGCGATCGGGCTGGCACTCAAGGGCGCCGGCCGGCGGGTGTTCTCGGTTGTCAGTGAGAACCTCTTCGACTCGCGTGCGGAGCCTGAGTTCCAGTGGATGGCGGAGCTGTCGCGCCGCGCCCGCATCCCGGTCACCTACATGGTCCTCGACATCCCCTTCCAGCCCGGAGGATGGCGGCGCGCGCTCGATCGCGGCCTCGAGTTGAACCGCGACGGTGCATGGTTGGTGCCGCAGGTGGCCGGGAAGCCGGCGTCGCTCATGGTCGGGTGGGAGTCGACCTACCACCTCTTCACGGGTCACGAGCACTACCAGCCGCTCGCGGATCTGCCCCACGACGAGAAGATCGCCCGCCTGCGCGACCCCGAGGTGCGCCGGGCCATCCTCTCGGAACCGCTGAGCTTCACCAACCCGTTCGTCGCGATCGTCCACGCGCAGCTCGCAAACCGCAACCTCTACCCGCTGGGTGACCCGCCCGACTACGAGCCTCGCCGAGAGGACAGTGTCGCGGCGATCGCCGAGCGGCTCGGGGTCCCGCCAGTCGAGGCCGCATACGACCTGATGCTCGAGCGCGACGGGCACGAGCTGCTGTACACGCCTTTGCTGGGTTACACCGACGGCAACCTCGACGCCATTCGCGAAGGGCTCGTGCACCCGTCGACGGTGCTGGGGCTGTCGGATGGCGGCGCGCACGTCGGGTTCATATGCGACGGGACCATGCCCACGTTCATGCTGACCCACTGGGTGCGCGACCGCAGCCAGGGTGAGCGCATCCCGCTCGAGCACGCCGTGCACGCGCAGACCGAGCGGACCGCGCGGTTGTTCGGGTTCGACGACAGGGGAGTGCTCAAGCCCGGTTACGTCGCCGACGTGAACGTCATCGACCTCGACAACCTCGCACTCGGCCCGGTTCGCTTCGCGTACGACCTGCCCGCCGGCGGCAAGCGCCTGATGCAGAAGGCGACCGGGTACGTGGCGACGGTGAAGTCGGGTGCCGTGGTGCGCGAGCGCGACGAGTCGACCGGCGAGCGCCCGGGCGTCCTGCTGCGCGGCCCGCAGCCGGCGCCGGCGGCTTGA
- a CDS encoding FAD-dependent oxidoreductase, with protein MNVVVVGAGAGGLAAALTLSRAGHRVTVLERDTTEVPARFEDAFAWNRKGAPQFHHSHVFLPRLRNTLRDRYPDVLEGLADHGVPEASMAPLMGIDAGTPGAGDLVALPCRRTTYEWVLRKMVMADDSVQFRSGTVTGVAADTSRSGPAHVTGVLVEDGSRVAADLVVASTGRRGDVPGWLAELGINVGEESQESPATYATRFYRLRDGAEARPGGYRLGRYDGVGFGIFPADNDTHSVSLFVRPDDTARRRRVLDTERFDEACLGVPEAAPYVDPDAVEPITPVNPMAGLINRLRTFTDSSGLPLVAGFVALGDAYQVTNPTYGRGCSLAMMQAVHLADALSDHGGDEVAVVQAYEAAAALEIRPWYYLSVLADQVSAASDRGGDLTLGSNVMPRAGDPETQLAFARVFSLLDPPDQLYRNPELTRLLTQPPLQLSPA; from the coding sequence ATGAACGTCGTCGTGGTGGGCGCGGGCGCCGGAGGGCTCGCGGCGGCACTGACGTTGTCGCGCGCGGGTCACCGGGTGACGGTCCTGGAGCGCGACACGACCGAGGTACCGGCCCGGTTCGAGGACGCGTTCGCCTGGAACCGCAAGGGAGCCCCGCAGTTCCACCACTCGCACGTCTTCCTGCCGCGGCTGCGCAACACGTTGCGCGATCGCTACCCGGACGTGCTCGAGGGGCTGGCCGATCACGGTGTTCCCGAGGCTTCGATGGCCCCGCTGATGGGCATCGACGCGGGTACGCCCGGTGCCGGCGATCTCGTTGCGCTGCCTTGCCGGCGGACCACCTACGAGTGGGTGCTTCGCAAGATGGTGATGGCCGACGACTCGGTGCAGTTCCGGAGCGGGACCGTCACCGGGGTCGCGGCCGACACGTCGCGCTCGGGTCCTGCCCACGTGACGGGTGTCTTGGTAGAAGACGGCAGTCGGGTGGCTGCAGATCTTGTTGTCGCGAGCACCGGCCGGCGCGGCGACGTGCCCGGCTGGTTGGCTGAGCTCGGCATCAACGTTGGCGAGGAGTCGCAGGAATCGCCGGCCACCTACGCCACCCGCTTCTACCGGCTGCGTGACGGCGCCGAGGCGCGCCCCGGTGGGTACCGGCTAGGGCGCTACGACGGGGTGGGCTTCGGGATCTTCCCGGCCGACAACGACACCCACTCGGTGAGCCTCTTCGTGCGTCCCGACGACACCGCACGGCGCCGGCGGGTCCTCGACACTGAACGCTTCGACGAGGCTTGCTTGGGCGTACCTGAGGCAGCGCCGTACGTCGATCCCGACGCGGTGGAGCCGATAACCCCGGTCAACCCCATGGCCGGGTTGATCAACCGGTTGCGCACGTTCACCGACAGCAGCGGGCTGCCGCTGGTCGCTGGGTTCGTGGCGCTGGGCGACGCGTACCAGGTGACCAACCCCACCTACGGCAGGGGTTGTTCGCTGGCGATGATGCAGGCCGTCCATCTGGCCGACGCCCTTAGCGATCACGGCGGCGACGAGGTCGCAGTGGTCCAGGCCTACGAGGCGGCCGCTGCCCTCGAGATCCGGCCTTGGTACTACCTGTCGGTGCTGGCCGACCAGGTGTCGGCGGCGTCGGACAGGGGAGGGGACCTGACCCTTGGGTCGAACGTGATGCCGCGGGCGGGTGACCCTGAGACGCAGCTGGCTTTCGCGAGGGTGTTCTCGTTGCTCGATCCGCCGGACCAGCTCTACCGGAACCCGGAGCTGACCAGGCTCCTCACCCAGCCGCCGCTGCAGCTCAGCCCCGCCTGA